A genomic stretch from Haemophilus parainfluenzae ATCC 33392 includes:
- the grpE gene encoding nucleotide exchange factor GrpE, translated as MSEQAQNLNENEELVEDVQQETTSTEDPLEEAIARVQELEEQLKAQVEETSKKEQDLLLRTRAEIDNMRRRSEQDIEKAHKFALEKFSKDILNTIDNLERALATPANKEDENIKALFDGVELTLKELLSTVSRFGVEPVGAVGDTFNPDLHQAISMQPAEGFTTNQITTVLQKGYTLNGRVIRPAMVMVAA; from the coding sequence ATGTCAGAACAAGCACAAAACTTAAATGAAAATGAAGAACTTGTTGAAGATGTTCAGCAAGAAACTACCTCAACGGAAGATCCGTTAGAAGAAGCGATCGCCCGCGTACAAGAGCTTGAAGAACAACTAAAAGCACAAGTGGAAGAAACCTCTAAAAAAGAGCAAGATTTATTGCTTCGCACGCGTGCTGAAATTGACAATATGCGCCGCCGCAGTGAACAAGACATCGAAAAAGCACATAAATTTGCGCTCGAAAAATTCTCAAAAGACATTTTAAACACTATTGATAACTTAGAGCGTGCACTTGCAACGCCTGCCAATAAGGAAGATGAAAACATCAAAGCCCTATTTGATGGCGTCGAGCTGACTTTAAAAGAGTTACTCTCAACGGTTTCTCGCTTCGGTGTCGAGCCTGTTGGTGCTGTGGGTGATACCTTTAATCCAGATCTTCACCAAGCTATCTCTATGCAACCAGCAGAAGGCTTTACAACGAATCAAATCACCACTGTGTTACAAAAAGGTTATACCTTAAATGGTCGAGTGATTCGCCCAGCCATGGTAATGGTTGCAGCTTAA
- a CDS encoding nucleobase:cation symporter-2 family protein, translating to MNNNLLYTVEDKPPFGLSLLLAAQHLLAALGGIIAVPLVIGNVLKLPTEDTITLVNAALLISGVVTVIQCKGLGPVGIRLPSVMGTSFTFVAAALAIGFSEYGIAGILGSSLIGSLVMIIGSFFMPYIRKLFPPLVTGTVVMMIGLSLIPVAVDWFAGGQRGDANYATPENLMMASFVLVIVVALVQWGKGIFSAAAIVIGMMTGYIVCLAMGWVSFEGVKQAQTFAIPQPLHFGLAFPISGIIGMSIAYLVTIVESSGNFLALGNATKTEITGRHLRGGVLADGLGSALAAIMSTTPFSSFSQNIGVISLTGVASRHVVALTGVLLALAGLFPVFGALIVSIPLPVLGGAGLMMFAMIIAAGIQMLDKVARSKRNGLIIAISIGCGLAVTTRPELLDKLPHFFKEVLGSGITVGSLLALILNLVLPEDKVEETKE from the coding sequence ATGAATAACAACCTGCTTTATACGGTGGAAGACAAACCACCTTTCGGATTGAGTTTACTCCTTGCCGCACAACATTTACTTGCTGCACTAGGGGGAATTATTGCCGTACCATTAGTCATTGGTAACGTCTTAAAATTACCTACCGAAGACACCATTACGCTAGTGAATGCTGCACTCTTAATTTCTGGTGTGGTAACGGTTATCCAATGTAAAGGATTAGGACCTGTGGGTATTCGTTTACCAAGTGTAATGGGGACCAGTTTTACTTTCGTTGCTGCTGCACTTGCCATCGGTTTCAGTGAATATGGCATCGCTGGTATATTAGGCTCTTCTCTCATTGGTTCCTTAGTGATGATTATCGGCAGTTTTTTCATGCCATATATTCGTAAATTGTTCCCACCACTTGTGACAGGGACTGTTGTCATGATGATCGGCTTAAGCCTGATTCCAGTTGCGGTTGACTGGTTTGCAGGTGGTCAACGTGGTGATGCGAATTATGCGACGCCAGAAAATTTAATGATGGCGAGCTTTGTCTTAGTGATCGTGGTCGCTCTCGTGCAATGGGGTAAAGGTATTTTCTCTGCAGCCGCCATCGTTATTGGGATGATGACTGGTTATATCGTCTGTTTAGCGATGGGCTGGGTGAGCTTTGAAGGTGTAAAACAAGCACAAACTTTTGCGATTCCACAACCTCTACACTTTGGTTTAGCCTTCCCTATTTCAGGCATTATCGGTATGTCTATCGCCTATTTAGTGACGATCGTTGAATCAAGCGGTAACTTCTTAGCACTAGGTAATGCCACCAAAACCGAAATCACTGGCAGACATTTACGCGGCGGGGTTTTAGCCGATGGTTTAGGATCAGCCTTAGCCGCCATTATGTCTACCACGCCATTCTCTTCATTCTCACAAAATATCGGCGTGATTTCCTTAACTGGCGTGGCAAGTCGTCACGTGGTTGCGCTAACCGGTGTACTTCTAGCGCTAGCGGGGTTATTCCCTGTATTCGGTGCATTAATTGTATCAATTCCATTACCAGTATTAGGCGGTGCAGGCTTAATGATGTTCGCGATGATTATCGCTGCGGGTATTCAAATGTTGGATAAAGTCGCACGTAGTAAACGCAATGGTTTAATCATTGCCATTTCTATTGGCTGTGGCTTAGCGGTGACGACTCGTCCAGAATTGCTTGATAAATTACCGCACTTTTTCAAAGAAGTGCTCGGTTCAGGCATTACCGTAGGCTCATTACTTGCCTTAATTCTTAACCTTGTCCTTCCAGAAGATAAAGTGGAAGAAACAAAAGAATAA
- the nrdD gene encoding anaerobic ribonucleoside-triphosphate reductase, translated as MNAFFVIKRDGSRIGFDLQRITNAIKKAASAVNIVDEIYIHDLSQRINTEIFSHYQHEIDINQIQKIVEDHLMTSKYPQIARAYIEYRHDRDLAREKRSQLTKEIEGLIEQSNVELLNENANKDAKVIPTQRDLLAGIVAKHYAKRHILPRDVVEAHEKGEIHYHDLDYAPFFPMFNCMLVDLKGMLSRGFKMGNAEIEPPKSIGTATAVTAQIIAQVASHIYGGTTINRIDEVLAPYVQLSFEKHLKNAAQWQIPDAEGYAKALIEKECFDAFQSLEYEVNTLHTSNGQTPFVTFGFGLGTSWQERLIQQSILKNRIRGLGKNHKTPVFPKLVFTIKKGVNQNEQDPNYDIKKLALECASKRMYPDILNYDQVVKVTGSFKAPMGCRSFLGAYEENGHEVHDGRNNLGVVSLNLPRIALEAQGNEEKFYRTLDERLALAKKALLTRIARLENTKARVAPILYMEGACGVRLNADDNVADIFKNGRASISLGYIGIHETINALYKQGHIFDDEQLREKGIAIVRRLSEEVKQWQKETGYAFSLYSTPSENLCDRFCRLDTKQFGVIEGVTDKGYYTNSYHLDVEKKVNPYDKLDFEMPYPELASGGFICYGEYPNIQHNLKALEDVWDYSYDRVPYYGTNTPIDECYECGFTGEFNCTSKGFVCPKCGNHDSAKVSVTRRVCGYLGSPDARPFNAGKQEEVKRRVKHL; from the coding sequence ATGAATGCTTTCTTCGTGATTAAGCGTGATGGTTCACGAATTGGGTTTGACCTACAACGTATTACTAATGCAATCAAAAAAGCGGCAAGTGCGGTCAATATTGTTGACGAAATTTATATCCATGATCTGAGCCAGCGAATTAATACCGAGATTTTTAGTCACTACCAGCATGAAATTGATATCAACCAGATTCAAAAAATCGTTGAAGATCACTTAATGACAAGCAAGTATCCACAAATTGCACGTGCCTATATTGAATATCGTCACGATCGCGATCTTGCCCGCGAAAAACGCAGCCAATTAACTAAAGAAATTGAAGGGCTGATTGAACAAAGCAATGTAGAATTGCTTAATGAAAACGCAAATAAAGATGCGAAAGTTATCCCTACCCAGCGTGATTTACTAGCCGGTATTGTGGCCAAACATTATGCTAAACGCCACATTCTACCAAGAGATGTTGTTGAGGCCCATGAAAAAGGGGAAATCCATTATCACGACTTAGATTACGCGCCATTTTTCCCGATGTTTAACTGCATGCTCGTTGATCTAAAAGGCATGCTCTCTCGTGGCTTTAAAATGGGTAATGCCGAAATTGAACCGCCTAAATCTATCGGTACAGCAACAGCGGTTACTGCACAAATTATTGCTCAAGTCGCTAGCCATATTTATGGCGGTACAACCATTAATCGTATTGATGAAGTGCTTGCACCTTATGTTCAACTCAGTTTTGAGAAACATCTGAAAAATGCCGCACAATGGCAAATTCCGGATGCAGAAGGTTATGCCAAAGCGCTAATTGAAAAAGAATGTTTTGATGCGTTTCAATCCCTAGAATATGAAGTTAATACGCTCCATACATCAAATGGCCAAACGCCGTTTGTTACCTTTGGTTTTGGCTTAGGCACAAGTTGGCAAGAGCGTTTAATTCAACAATCGATTTTGAAAAACCGTATTCGTGGTTTGGGTAAAAATCACAAAACGCCTGTTTTCCCTAAACTGGTCTTTACTATTAAAAAAGGCGTGAACCAAAACGAACAAGATCCGAACTATGATATTAAAAAACTGGCATTAGAATGCGCATCAAAACGCATGTATCCAGATATTTTAAACTATGATCAAGTGGTCAAAGTCACTGGGTCATTCAAAGCTCCAATGGGTTGTCGTAGCTTCTTGGGAGCCTATGAAGAAAACGGTCATGAAGTGCATGATGGTCGCAATAATTTAGGCGTGGTAAGTTTAAATCTGCCTCGTATTGCCCTTGAAGCACAAGGAAATGAAGAAAAATTCTACCGCACTTTAGATGAACGATTAGCCCTTGCGAAGAAAGCCTTGCTTACCCGTATTGCTCGCTTAGAAAATACGAAAGCTCGTGTCGCGCCAATTCTTTATATGGAAGGAGCTTGCGGCGTTCGATTAAACGCTGATGATAACGTTGCCGATATTTTCAAAAATGGCCGAGCATCAATTTCTTTAGGCTATATTGGCATTCACGAAACTATCAATGCGCTGTATAAACAAGGACATATTTTTGACGATGAACAACTGCGTGAAAAAGGCATCGCGATTGTGCGTCGTTTAAGTGAAGAAGTCAAACAATGGCAGAAAGAAACCGGCTATGCATTTAGCCTTTATTCTACACCAAGTGAAAACTTGTGCGATCGCTTCTGCCGTTTAGATACCAAACAATTTGGTGTCATTGAAGGCGTTACCGATAAAGGCTACTACACTAACAGCTATCACTTAGATGTAGAGAAAAAAGTGAATCCATACGATAAATTAGACTTTGAAATGCCTTATCCTGAATTAGCGAGTGGCGGCTTTATCTGTTATGGCGAATACCCTAACATTCAACATAACCTGAAAGCACTCGAAGATGTATGGGATTATAGCTATGATCGCGTGCCTTATTACGGCACCAACACGCCAATTGATGAATGTTACGAATGTGGTTTCACAGGAGAATTTAATTGCACAAGTAAAGGTTTTGTCTGCCCGAAATGCGGTAATCATGACAGTGCAAAAGTCTCTGTAACCCGACGGGTTTGTGGTTATCTCGGCAGCCCTGATGCTCGTCCATTCAATGCGGGCAAGCAGGAAGAAGTAAAACGTCGAGTAAAACACCTATAA
- the trxB gene encoding thioredoxin-disulfide reductase has product MSDVKHSKLLILGSGPAGYTAAIYAARANLKPVLVTGLQQGGQLTTTDEIENWPGDFEMTTGPGLMQRMLQHAEKFETEIVFDHINKVDLSSRPFKLYGDMQTFTCDALIIATGASARYIGLESETAYKGRGVSACATCDGFFYRNKPVAVVGGGNTAVEEALYLANIASEVHLIHRRDSFRAEKILIDRLYKKVEEGKIVLHTDRTLNEVLGDNMGVTGVRLENVKTGEKEDVKLDGLFIAIGHAPNTEIFQGQLELNNGYIVVKSGLEGNATATSVEGVFAAGDVMDHNYRQAITSAGTGCMAALDAERYLDAQE; this is encoded by the coding sequence ATGTCAGACGTTAAACACAGCAAATTATTAATTTTAGGTTCAGGCCCTGCAGGTTATACCGCGGCCATTTATGCCGCTCGTGCAAACTTAAAACCTGTTCTAGTGACTGGTCTTCAACAAGGTGGCCAACTTACTACTACGGATGAAATTGAAAACTGGCCTGGTGATTTTGAAATGACCACGGGTCCAGGTTTAATGCAACGTATGTTACAACACGCCGAAAAATTTGAAACGGAAATCGTGTTTGACCATATCAATAAAGTCGATTTATCTTCTCGCCCGTTCAAACTTTATGGCGATATGCAAACCTTCACATGTGATGCATTAATCATCGCAACTGGGGCATCCGCACGTTATATCGGATTAGAATCTGAAACTGCTTATAAAGGCCGCGGCGTTTCAGCTTGCGCTACCTGTGATGGTTTTTTCTATCGCAATAAACCGGTTGCCGTTGTCGGTGGCGGAAATACCGCCGTTGAAGAAGCACTTTACTTAGCTAATATTGCCTCTGAAGTACATTTAATCCACCGTCGCGATAGTTTCCGTGCGGAAAAAATCTTAATCGATCGCTTATACAAAAAAGTCGAAGAAGGCAAAATCGTGCTTCATACTGACCGCACTTTGAATGAAGTATTAGGCGATAACATGGGCGTAACCGGTGTACGTTTAGAAAACGTGAAAACCGGCGAAAAAGAAGACGTGAAATTAGACGGTTTATTTATTGCCATCGGTCATGCGCCAAATACTGAAATCTTCCAAGGTCAGCTTGAACTTAATAACGGTTATATCGTTGTCAAATCAGGTCTTGAAGGCAATGCAACAGCAACATCTGTGGAAGGCGTATTTGCTGCGGGTGATGTGATGGATCACAACTATCGCCAAGCCATTACTTCAGCAGGTACAGGCTGTATGGCTGCATTAGATGCTGAACGTTATTTAGATGCACAAGAATAA
- a CDS encoding uracil-DNA glycosylase family protein, with the protein MPTLAQITQSIMQDPDNQSFTAKSIEPLFAAPTTARINIVGQAPGVKAQESRLYWNDKSGDRLREWLGVDRDTFYHSGMFAVIPMDFYYPGKGKSGDLPPRKGFAEKWHVPILANLPNIELTILIGQYAQKYYLPENELNVTETVRHFRDFLPHFLPLVHPSPRNQIWLKKNPWFEQEIVPTLQKQVKAILSR; encoded by the coding sequence ATGCCAACACTTGCTCAGATTACCCAATCCATCATGCAAGATCCCGATAATCAATCCTTTACCGCAAAGAGTATCGAACCGCTTTTTGCCGCGCCAACTACCGCTCGTATTAATATTGTCGGACAAGCACCTGGAGTTAAAGCCCAAGAAAGTCGTTTATACTGGAATGATAAAAGCGGTGATCGCCTGCGTGAATGGCTGGGCGTGGATCGTGATACCTTTTATCACTCGGGTATGTTTGCAGTTATTCCAATGGATTTTTATTACCCAGGCAAAGGCAAATCGGGTGATTTACCGCCACGCAAAGGCTTTGCAGAAAAATGGCATGTGCCAATTTTAGCAAACTTACCCAATATCGAGCTCACCATTCTTATCGGGCAATATGCACAAAAATATTATTTACCAGAAAATGAGCTTAATGTGACTGAAACGGTTCGCCATTTCCGTGATTTTCTCCCTCACTTTCTCCCTCTCGTTCACCCTTCTCCACGCAACCAAATTTGGCTCAAGAAAAATCCATGGTTTGAACAAGAGATAGTTCCAACATTACAAAAGCAAGTGAAAGCGATTTTATCTCGTTAA
- a CDS encoding co-chaperone YbbN produces MADLPFLVELNEQNLTETLQRSVETPLVINFYAPSHKESADFATVLQRVAEQHQGQFILGLVNCETEQMIAAQFRIQALPTTYLFKEAQALDAFPGALDEASLLQRLSAILPKEEDLKFQKALDFLQVEDYNSALPLLKEAWELSDKKNSDVALLYAETYIAMKKTEPAADILAQIPIQDRDSRWHGLQAQIELLIKAADTPEIQQLQADYAKNPTPEIALKLAVQLHQANRNEEALDLLFSILKQDLSAENGEVKQQFLSILSAIGNADPITNKYRRLLYSLLY; encoded by the coding sequence ATGGCAGATTTACCTTTTTTAGTTGAGCTCAACGAACAAAATCTTACTGAAACGTTGCAACGTTCTGTTGAAACACCACTTGTCATTAACTTTTATGCACCAAGCCATAAAGAATCAGCTGATTTTGCAACAGTCCTACAACGTGTTGCAGAACAACATCAAGGACAATTTATCCTCGGCTTAGTCAATTGTGAAACAGAGCAAATGATTGCTGCACAATTTCGTATTCAAGCGTTACCAACGACCTATCTTTTCAAAGAGGCACAAGCATTAGATGCGTTCCCTGGTGCATTAGATGAAGCCAGCTTATTGCAACGTTTGAGTGCGATTTTGCCAAAAGAAGAAGATTTAAAATTCCAAAAAGCCTTAGATTTTTTACAAGTGGAAGATTACAACTCCGCCCTTCCATTACTGAAAGAGGCGTGGGAGCTTTCAGATAAGAAAAATAGCGATGTGGCATTACTTTATGCGGAAACCTATATCGCTATGAAAAAAACAGAGCCTGCGGCAGATATTTTAGCGCAAATTCCGATTCAGGATCGAGATAGCCGTTGGCATGGATTACAGGCACAGATCGAGCTTTTAATTAAAGCAGCTGACACGCCAGAAATTCAACAACTACAAGCGGATTATGCGAAAAATCCAACGCCTGAGATTGCGTTGAAATTGGCAGTTCAGCTACATCAAGCTAATCGAAACGAAGAAGCATTGGACTTATTATTTAGCATTCTTAAACAAGATCTTTCTGCGGAAAATGGTGAAGTGAAACAACAGTTTTTATCTATTTTATCAGCCATTGGCAATGCGGATCCTATCACCAATAAATATCGCCGATTGCTGTATTCATTGCTTTACTAA
- a CDS encoding DASS family sodium-coupled anion symporter has protein sequence MQSIPVTNSQRKAWNKQTIIFLFDVALFFILLNTLPFEPAANKGLSLLAFVAILWLTEAVSVTITALFVPILSVLLGLANSREALAAFADPTIFLFFGGFALATALNVQKIDKMISNKIMQLAKGRLFVAVLYLFLATAFLSMWMSNTATAAMMIPLSMTILSQLDRNEDHNTYVFVLLGIAYSATIGGMGTLVGSPPNAIAASQLHLGFADWLMYGTPVMLILFPLIIGWLYIIFKPKLGLRFAAEFEKIHMTKQRVLTLVIFITVAILWIFGGYLNPIISQSLGLPKPIGSFDSMVALSAAIVICVTGIASWKQVQENTEWGVLFLFGGGLTLSSVLTHSGASKIMADGIVFIIEGGHYYVMALIVAAFIVCLTEFTSNTASAALLVPIFISIAQALNMPPLGFAMIIGLGASCAFMMPVGTPPNAIVYSTGFVKQSEMIRVGKFIDLTCMLIIGTIAYIFWM, from the coding sequence ATGCAATCAATCCCCGTCACCAATTCTCAACGAAAAGCATGGAATAAACAAACCATTATATTCCTCTTTGATGTCGCGCTCTTTTTTATTTTACTTAATACCCTTCCTTTTGAACCTGCGGCAAACAAAGGATTATCTTTACTCGCGTTTGTAGCTATTTTATGGCTTACCGAAGCCGTCAGTGTAACGATCACTGCATTGTTCGTGCCCATTTTATCTGTCCTGTTAGGATTGGCTAATAGTCGTGAAGCGCTTGCTGCCTTTGCGGATCCGACCATTTTCTTATTCTTTGGTGGTTTTGCCCTTGCTACTGCATTAAATGTGCAAAAAATTGACAAAATGATTTCGAATAAAATCATGCAATTAGCGAAAGGTCGTCTCTTTGTTGCGGTGCTTTACCTCTTCTTAGCAACAGCATTTTTATCTATGTGGATGAGTAATACGGCCACGGCGGCGATGATGATCCCACTTTCAATGACTATTTTGAGTCAGTTAGATCGTAATGAAGATCACAATACTTACGTATTCGTGTTATTAGGGATTGCCTATAGTGCTACCATTGGAGGGATGGGAACACTTGTGGGAAGTCCACCTAATGCGATTGCAGCCTCCCAACTTCATTTAGGTTTTGCTGACTGGTTAATGTATGGCACGCCAGTCATGTTAATTTTATTCCCGCTTATTATTGGTTGGTTATATATTATATTTAAACCCAAATTAGGCCTTCGTTTTGCTGCTGAATTTGAAAAAATTCACATGACTAAACAACGTGTTTTAACCTTGGTCATTTTTATCACTGTAGCAATTCTGTGGATTTTTGGTGGGTACCTTAACCCAATTATTTCTCAATCATTAGGTTTACCCAAACCTATTGGCAGCTTTGACAGTATGGTGGCGCTCTCCGCAGCGATTGTCATTTGTGTAACGGGTATCGCAAGTTGGAAACAAGTGCAAGAAAATACAGAATGGGGCGTGCTATTCCTTTTTGGTGGCGGCTTAACCTTAAGTTCTGTGCTTACCCATTCTGGTGCAAGCAAAATCATGGCGGATGGTATCGTCTTCATCATTGAAGGCGGGCACTACTATGTGATGGCATTAATTGTTGCCGCCTTTATTGTCTGCTTAACTGAGTTTACCTCAAACACAGCAAGTGCTGCTTTACTGGTTCCAATCTTTATTTCCATCGCACAAGCACTGAATATGCCACCACTTGGTTTTGCGATGATTATTGGCCTAGGGGCATCTTGTGCCTTTATGATGCCGGTCGGGACACCACCAAATGCGATTGTGTACTCGACAGGTTTTGTGAAACAATCCGAAATGATCCGCGTGGGTAAATTTATTGATTTAACCTGTATGCTAATTATCGGGACAATTGCTTATATCTTCTGGATGTAA
- the cydD gene encoding heme ABC transporter permease/ATP-binding protein CydD, producing the protein MDKLRQKYLQKWLRAQQQPVKKLMRTNIALATLSSLILVAQTYFLATLLDKLIMQHVNRAELVPYFIALIITFALRAVILWLREKIGFKAGRLLRNHMRQKILDKIHQVGPATINNKPAGSWASIMLEQVENLHNFYARFLPQQSLSAIVPMVILIAVFPLNWAAGLILMITAPLVPIFMILVGIAAADSSQKNMATLSRLSAQFLDRLRGLETLRLFNRTSEQTQHIESTTEDFRETTIAVLKMAFLSSAVLEFFTSISIALMAVYFGFSYLGQVEFGTYGTTLTLFTGFFCLILAPEFYQPLRDLGTYYHDRAAGIGAADAIVDFLEADYLIAHQGNEQIPAQSAVEIQAENLVALSPQGQPLTKPLSFHIPKESHIALVGQSGAGKTSLINVLLGFLPYEGSLKINGVELNQSRLSDWRKQIAWVGQNPLLLQGSIKENLLLGDIQATDEQIEQALISAQAKEFTDKLGLDSEIKDGGMGVSVGQAQRLAIARALLRKGNLLLLDEPTASLDAQSENLVLAALAEMSHNQTTLMITHRIEDLKQCDNILVMQEGEIVQQGHFNQLKDQGFFAELLAQRKEDIQ; encoded by the coding sequence ATGGACAAACTTCGCCAAAAATATTTACAAAAATGGCTTCGTGCGCAGCAACAACCTGTTAAAAAATTAATGCGCACCAATATTGCCCTTGCCACACTTTCCTCCTTAATTCTTGTGGCTCAAACCTATTTTCTTGCAACATTGCTCGACAAGCTCATTATGCAACATGTCAATCGTGCTGAACTGGTTCCCTATTTTATTGCATTAATCATTACTTTTGCTTTACGTGCGGTCATTTTATGGCTACGCGAAAAAATTGGCTTTAAAGCAGGTCGATTACTGCGCAATCATATGCGCCAAAAGATCTTAGACAAAATCCATCAAGTTGGTCCTGCAACCATCAATAATAAACCAGCCGGTAGTTGGGCAAGTATTATGCTTGAACAAGTGGAGAATCTGCATAATTTCTATGCACGATTCTTACCACAACAAAGTTTGTCTGCCATTGTACCTATGGTGATTTTAATTGCTGTATTCCCACTCAACTGGGCTGCTGGGCTGATTTTGATGATCACCGCACCACTTGTACCCATTTTTATGATTCTAGTAGGGATTGCGGCAGCAGATAGCAGCCAAAAAAATATGGCTACCCTTTCTCGCTTAAGTGCACAATTCTTGGATCGCTTACGTGGTTTAGAAACCTTGCGTCTTTTCAACCGCACTTCAGAACAAACACAACATATTGAAAGCACAACGGAAGACTTCCGTGAAACGACCATAGCTGTACTTAAAATGGCGTTTCTCTCTTCTGCCGTGTTAGAGTTTTTCACCTCCATTTCCATTGCTTTAATGGCAGTGTACTTTGGTTTTAGCTATTTAGGCCAAGTCGAATTTGGTACTTATGGCACCACGCTAACCTTATTTACCGGCTTTTTCTGCTTAATTCTAGCGCCAGAGTTTTATCAACCATTGCGTGATCTCGGGACTTACTATCACGATCGTGCAGCTGGTATTGGTGCAGCTGATGCCATTGTCGATTTCTTAGAAGCGGATTATTTAATTGCACATCAAGGCAATGAACAAATTCCAGCACAAAGTGCGGTCGAGATTCAGGCTGAAAATTTAGTGGCGCTTTCGCCACAAGGTCAACCATTAACGAAGCCTCTTTCATTCCATATTCCGAAAGAAAGCCATATTGCACTTGTAGGTCAAAGTGGCGCAGGAAAAACCTCTTTAATCAATGTATTACTCGGTTTCTTGCCTTATGAAGGCAGCTTAAAAATTAACGGTGTGGAACTTAACCAAAGCCGTTTAAGCGACTGGCGCAAACAAATTGCTTGGGTCGGTCAAAACCCATTACTACTACAAGGTAGCATCAAAGAAAATCTACTTTTAGGTGATATTCAAGCAACTGATGAGCAAATTGAGCAAGCCTTGATTTCTGCGCAAGCAAAAGAATTTACCGATAAATTAGGCTTGGATAGCGAAATTAAAGATGGTGGGATGGGTGTATCCGTAGGCCAAGCGCAACGCTTAGCTATCGCACGCGCTTTACTACGCAAAGGCAATTTATTATTGCTCGATGAGCCAACAGCTAGCCTCGATGCCCAGTCTGAAAATCTGGTACTTGCTGCCCTTGCTGAAATGAGCCATAACCAAACCACCTTAATGATCACACACCGCATTGAAGATCTAAAACAATGCGATAACATTTTAGTGATGCAAGAAGGTGAAATTGTTCAACAAGGCCATTTCAACCAATTAAAAGATCAAGGCTTCTTTGCCGAATTATTGGCTCAACGAAAAGAGGATATTCAATAA